From one Gracilibacillus salinarum genomic stretch:
- the spoIIGA gene encoding sigma-E processing peptidase SpoIIGA yields the protein MVTVYIEVIWLINIMIDWMILLLTQSITRHMTKWYRLLLASLFGSIIVPLSFIAPTFPIDAWYFKVMHSMLMVCVAFGFRNVAVYLKLLCTFYFMTFSIGGGLFAIHFLFYQEGNLTSQGVEAGQIHALFVLIGFPIVLFFTKLRMDKHKMQQFEQEFYYTVSIDWKQKIVETTGYLDSGNHLVDPFTQTPVIIVDETILRHWYTEAQIAQLRTSYQQLLGGESNEFQNEGFRLLPFQGVSGSQDFMLAFKPDLLNIHMKDLQLTSKKVLIGIQFGNLVSDDSYHCLLHPKLFQQTG from the coding sequence ATGGTGACAGTTTATATCGAAGTCATTTGGCTTATCAATATTATGATTGACTGGATGATCCTTTTGCTTACCCAGTCCATTACCAGACACATGACCAAATGGTATCGTCTTTTATTAGCGAGCTTATTTGGATCCATTATTGTACCGTTATCTTTCATCGCACCAACATTCCCGATAGACGCCTGGTATTTCAAAGTCATGCATTCTATGCTAATGGTTTGTGTAGCGTTTGGATTTCGAAATGTCGCTGTCTATTTAAAGTTATTATGTACCTTTTATTTTATGACTTTTTCGATAGGCGGTGGCTTATTTGCCATTCATTTTTTATTTTATCAAGAAGGAAATCTGACTAGTCAAGGAGTGGAGGCAGGTCAAATACATGCGTTATTTGTATTAATTGGTTTTCCTATTGTGTTGTTTTTTACAAAGCTCCGAATGGACAAGCACAAAATGCAACAGTTTGAACAGGAGTTTTATTATACTGTCTCAATTGACTGGAAACAAAAAATTGTAGAAACGACCGGTTATTTGGACAGTGGAAACCATTTAGTTGATCCCTTTACCCAAACACCAGTGATCATTGTGGATGAGACAATCTTACGACATTGGTATACAGAGGCGCAAATTGCACAGCTTCGGACTTCCTATCAACAATTGCTAGGAGGTGAAAGTAATGAATTTCAAAATGAAGGATTTAGACTATTACCATTTCAAGGTGTCAGTGGAAGCCAGGATTTTATGCTGGCCTTTAAACCAGACCTTTTGAACATACATATGAAGGATCTTCAACTGACTAGTAAAAAGGTGCTAATAGGAATACAATTTGGCAATTTGGTATCAGATGACAGTTATCATTGTTTATTACACCCTAAATTATTTCAACAGACAGGGTGA
- the sigE gene encoding RNA polymerase sporulation sigma factor SigE: MQIVQQKYKMIFYKILKKLGFKVDEIYYIGGSEALPPPLSKEEEFELINRLPVGDKAARAMLIERNLRLVVYIARKFENTGINIEDLISIGTIGLIKAINTFNPEKKIKLATYASRCIENEILMYLRKNNKIKTEVSFDEPLNVDWDGNELLLSDVLGTDEDVTFKDLEQSIDKSLLRKALDQLNGRERQIMELRFGLVDKEEEMTQKDVADMLGISQSYISRLEKKIIKRLQKEFNKMV; the protein is encoded by the coding sequence ATGCAAATCGTACAACAAAAATATAAAATGATTTTTTACAAAATTTTAAAGAAGCTAGGGTTTAAAGTTGACGAAATTTATTATATCGGGGGAAGCGAAGCATTACCGCCACCATTGTCGAAAGAAGAAGAATTTGAGTTAATTAATCGGCTTCCGGTAGGTGACAAAGCTGCCCGAGCAATGCTGATTGAACGAAACTTACGTCTTGTTGTTTATATTGCCAGAAAGTTTGAAAATACCGGTATCAATATTGAGGATCTCATCAGTATTGGAACAATCGGTTTAATAAAAGCAATCAATACATTTAATCCTGAGAAAAAGATCAAGCTGGCAACATACGCATCAAGATGTATTGAAAATGAGATTCTGATGTACCTCAGAAAAAATAATAAAATAAAAACAGAGGTTTCTTTTGATGAACCTTTGAACGTTGACTGGGACGGCAATGAATTGCTGTTATCAGACGTACTTGGTACGGATGAAGATGTGACATTTAAAGACTTAGAACAGAGTATAGATAAATCTTTATTGCGAAAAGCATTAGATCAATTAAATGGTCGTGAACGGCAAATTATGGAATTGCGTTTCGGGCTAGTGGACAAAGAAGAAGAAATGACGCAGAAAGATGTAGCGGATATGCTTGGAATCTCACAGTCCTACATTTCCAGATTAGAGAAAAAAATCATCAAAAGATTGCAAAAAGAGTTTAATAAAATGGTCTGA
- the sigG gene encoding RNA polymerase sporulation sigma factor SigG, whose protein sequence is MTRHKVEICGVDTATLPVLKNEEMRILFKAMQNGDQSAREKLVNGNLRLVLSVIQRFHNRGEYGDDLFQVGCIGLLKSIDNFDLSQNVKFSTYAVPMIIGEIRRYLRDNNPIRVSRSLRDIAYKALHAREKLLNKTSKDPSPLEIANELDVPVTDVIFALDAIQDPVSLFEPIFNDGGDPIYVMDQVGDDSIKDNDWINNLSIKEGMHRLNKREKMILNKRFFQGKTQMEVAEEIGISQAQVSRLEKAAIKEMNKEMFE, encoded by the coding sequence ATGACAAGACACAAAGTAGAAATATGTGGGGTAGACACAGCTACATTACCAGTTCTAAAGAACGAAGAAATGAGAATTTTATTTAAAGCCATGCAAAATGGAGATCAATCAGCACGTGAAAAATTGGTCAATGGCAATCTAAGATTAGTACTTAGTGTTATTCAGCGCTTTCATAATCGTGGAGAGTACGGTGATGATCTGTTTCAAGTAGGATGTATCGGCTTATTAAAATCCATTGATAACTTTGATTTAAGTCAAAATGTGAAATTTTCCACCTACGCTGTTCCAATGATTATAGGTGAAATTAGACGATATCTCCGTGACAATAACCCGATCAGGGTTTCCAGGTCATTGCGCGATATCGCTTATAAAGCACTTCATGCTAGAGAAAAGCTTTTGAATAAGACATCAAAGGATCCTTCTCCTCTGGAAATTGCAAATGAATTAGATGTGCCAGTGACAGACGTTATATTTGCATTGGATGCTATTCAAGACCCTGTTTCATTATTTGAACCGATTTTCAATGATGGAGGAGATCCTATTTATGTAATGGATCAGGTTGGTGATGATTCCATTAAAGATAACGATTGGATTAATAACTTATCTATCAAAGAAGGAATGCATCGACTGAACAAACGTGAGAAAATGATCTTAAATAAACGTTTCTTCCAAGGAAAAACACAGATGGAAGTCGCAGAAGAGATTGGTATTTCACAAGCACAAGTCTCACGTTTGGAAAAAGCCGCAATTAAAGAAATGAACAAAGAAATGTTTGAGTAA
- a CDS encoding YfhD family protein has product MGRDEHKKKAGKNRLAQTPKQEKTDGIDVEFSSELADAEDLEAQMRSKQADKRAKS; this is encoded by the coding sequence GTGGGTAGAGATGAACATAAGAAGAAAGCGGGTAAAAATCGTTTGGCCCAAACACCTAAGCAGGAAAAAACAGATGGTATTGATGTAGAATTCTCCTCAGAATTAGCAGATGCAGAAGACTTAGAAGCACAAATGCGTAGTAAACAAGCGGATAAGCGAGCGAAGTCATAA
- a CDS encoding YlmC/YmxH family sporulation protein yields the protein MITLSSLQLKDIVYIEDGTKLGNLTDIEINIDLGRISNLVVATKTKMFGVFGESREVIIPWEHVMKIGHDVILVKKNGSFSTIPALPKEDDSSAYSQ from the coding sequence ATGATCACATTATCGTCACTGCAGTTAAAAGATATTGTCTATATTGAAGATGGTACAAAGCTTGGCAATTTAACTGATATTGAAATTAATATCGATTTAGGGCGAATTTCAAACTTGGTTGTCGCCACTAAAACAAAGATGTTTGGCGTATTTGGAGAGTCACGAGAAGTAATTATCCCCTGGGAGCATGTAATGAAAATTGGCCATGATGTCATCCTGGTAAAAAAGAATGGCAGTTTTTCTACGATACCGGCTCTGCCAAAAGAAGACGATTCTTCCGCATATTCGCAATAA
- the pgeF gene encoding peptidoglycan editing factor PgeF, with translation MTEPFVRHEQESIVWIEPWMNGDRKIIAGFTTKEGGVSLPPYDSNNLGFHVEDNPMHVLNNRQLLAEAISAPLDRWVLAEQVHGSKVHIAEQNDNGKGSHSMDTAIPDADGLVTMEKDLICAALFADCVPLFFADRKKGIIAISHAGWKGTVNKIAQQTIKSMTKLSADPADIEVVIGPSICSSCYEVNDQVIQHIAPDYQECYEGADGQYQLDLKQLNQQILIEAGVLPAHIHTTSYCTSHDNLFFSHRRDKHPTGRMIGFIGLA, from the coding sequence ATGACAGAACCCTTTGTACGACATGAACAGGAATCAATAGTTTGGATAGAACCATGGATGAATGGTGATAGAAAGATCATAGCAGGTTTTACGACAAAAGAAGGAGGGGTCAGTTTACCCCCTTATGATAGCAACAACCTAGGATTTCATGTTGAAGACAATCCTATGCACGTTTTGAACAATCGACAGTTACTTGCAGAGGCTATTTCTGCACCATTAGATCGTTGGGTATTGGCGGAACAAGTGCATGGAAGCAAGGTGCACATAGCAGAACAAAATGACAATGGCAAGGGAAGTCACTCTATGGATACGGCTATACCAGATGCAGATGGCCTGGTTACGATGGAGAAAGATTTGATCTGTGCTGCTCTATTTGCTGACTGCGTGCCGTTATTTTTTGCAGACAGGAAAAAAGGGATTATAGCGATTTCGCATGCGGGCTGGAAAGGTACCGTAAATAAAATCGCGCAGCAAACGATTAAATCAATGACAAAACTGTCTGCTGATCCAGCTGATATAGAAGTAGTAATAGGTCCAAGCATCTGTTCGTCCTGCTATGAAGTGAATGATCAGGTCATTCAGCATATTGCACCTGACTATCAGGAATGTTATGAGGGTGCAGATGGTCAATACCAGTTGGATTTAAAACAATTGAACCAGCAGATCCTGATCGAAGCAGGCGTATTACCAGCTCATATACACACAACATCGTATTGCACGTCACATGATAACTTGTTTTTTTCTCATCGACGTGACAAGCATCCGACAGGCCGTATGATCGGATTCATTGGTTTGGCCTAA
- a CDS encoding YggS family pyridoxal phosphate-dependent enzyme, which produces MSVAQNLAAINQQINQACEKTGRHPEDITIIGVTKYVSVDRAQEALEATISHFGENRIEGLLNKYEQIGSKVNWHFIGTLQSRKVKEVIDKVDFIHSLDRKSLAKEINKRADKPVDCFVQVNVSGEGSKHGLSPDEVEPFIESLEGYSNIRVVGLMTMAPYMGDDNQLREIFRSLRKLRDQLQQKELSHAPCMYLSMGMSNDYQIAIEEGATHIRIGSSLVGPYEE; this is translated from the coding sequence ATGTCTGTAGCACAGAACTTAGCCGCAATCAACCAACAAATTAACCAAGCATGTGAGAAGACTGGACGTCATCCAGAAGACATCACGATTATAGGGGTGACGAAATATGTATCCGTTGACCGGGCTCAAGAAGCATTGGAAGCAACGATCAGTCATTTTGGTGAAAATCGAATCGAAGGACTATTAAACAAATATGAGCAAATCGGCAGTAAAGTGAATTGGCATTTCATTGGTACGCTTCAATCGCGGAAAGTAAAAGAAGTGATCGATAAAGTAGATTTTATTCACTCATTAGATCGAAAGTCTTTAGCAAAGGAAATTAACAAGCGGGCAGACAAGCCTGTTGATTGCTTTGTTCAGGTAAACGTCAGTGGGGAAGGGTCAAAACACGGACTTTCACCTGATGAGGTTGAGCCGTTTATCGAATCATTAGAAGGGTATTCTAATATTAGAGTAGTCGGTTTGATGACAATGGCACCGTATATGGGTGACGATAATCAATTAAGAGAAATATTTCGTTCGTTAAGAAAGCTCCGAGATCAATTGCAGCAAAAAGAACTTAGTCATGCACCATGCATGTATCTTTCGATGGGCATGAGCAATGATTATCAGATTGCCATTGAAGAGGGGGCAACCCATATACGTATTGGTTCAAGCCTTGTAGGACCATATGAAGAATAG
- a CDS encoding cell division protein SepF — protein MSMKGKFRNLFGLEDEEYEIVEEELEQESSAEPEPMRRSQRKEDKTNVVSLSSVQKNTKMVLCEPRTYNEVQDIADHIVNRRSVVINLQRVDNQQARQIIDFMSGTVYAVSGQIKKLGSQTFLCTPENIEISGSITEIMEEVDPEQRW, from the coding sequence ATGAGTATGAAAGGAAAATTCCGCAATCTTTTCGGACTCGAAGATGAAGAATATGAAATAGTAGAAGAAGAGCTCGAACAGGAATCTTCAGCTGAACCAGAACCAATGAGGAGAAGTCAGCGTAAAGAGGATAAAACAAATGTAGTCAGCTTATCTTCCGTACAAAAGAATACAAAAATGGTATTATGCGAACCTAGAACTTATAATGAAGTACAGGACATAGCCGATCATATTGTCAACCGCCGTTCTGTTGTCATTAACTTGCAGCGAGTAGATAATCAGCAGGCACGACAAATTATTGATTTTATGAGTGGTACAGTATATGCTGTATCTGGTCAAATAAAAAAATTAGGTTCACAGACCTTCTTGTGTACACCTGAAAATATCGAAATATCAGGCAGTATTACAGAAATAATGGAGGAAGTTGATCCAGAGCAAAGGTGGTAA
- a CDS encoding YggT family protein, producing MYMLYEILYYAMQAYTYAIIIYILMSWFPGARESSIGNFLGSIVEPYLEPFRKIIPPIGGMIDISPIVALFVLQFAMRGLGFLFFNLL from the coding sequence ATGTATATGTTATATGAGATATTATATTATGCTATGCAAGCTTATACGTATGCGATCATTATTTATATTTTAATGTCATGGTTTCCAGGGGCACGAGAATCCTCGATCGGCAATTTCCTTGGCTCCATCGTTGAGCCATATCTAGAGCCGTTCCGTAAAATCATTCCTCCTATTGGTGGCATGATTGATATTTCGCCAATCGTGGCATTATTTGTTTTACAATTTGCAATGCGTGGATTAGGATTTTTGTTTTTTAATCTGCTATAA
- a CDS encoding RNA-binding protein — translation MDLYQHFRKEEYPFIDQVLSWREEVTTRYQRKLIDFLHPREQRILRSIIGNDEELSLSFDGGWDHAERQRAILAPYYEEIADSDFELELLQATFPDKFVSIEHRDVLGAFLSAGIKRKKIGDIVIHDNVIQILVTEDISAYLIANITGIKKAGIQFERTALSERLISQDQWQSRTATCASLRLDLLIKEMYQMSRQQALILIKKGFVKVNFQTIEQPAFTLEEADMVSVRGKGRSRISELQGMTKKDKYRINYEKLL, via the coding sequence ATGGACCTTTATCAACACTTTAGAAAAGAAGAATACCCGTTTATTGATCAGGTTTTATCTTGGCGGGAGGAAGTTACAACTCGTTACCAACGCAAACTCATCGATTTTTTGCACCCTCGTGAACAACGAATACTCCGATCTATTATTGGAAATGATGAAGAATTATCACTTTCGTTTGACGGAGGCTGGGACCATGCAGAGCGTCAAAGAGCGATCCTGGCACCGTACTATGAAGAAATCGCCGATTCAGATTTTGAATTAGAGCTGCTGCAAGCGACTTTTCCAGACAAATTCGTGTCTATCGAACATCGGGATGTACTGGGTGCTTTTTTATCTGCTGGTATTAAACGAAAAAAAATCGGTGACATTGTGATCCATGATAATGTGATACAGATTCTTGTTACTGAAGATATATCAGCTTATCTCATTGCGAACATTACCGGTATTAAGAAGGCTGGTATTCAGTTTGAGAGAACGGCATTATCAGAGCGTTTAATTAGTCAGGATCAGTGGCAATCACGTACTGCTACATGTGCATCCTTACGTTTAGATTTGTTAATAAAAGAAATGTATCAGATGTCCAGACAACAAGCTTTAATACTTATAAAAAAAGGCTTTGTTAAAGTCAATTTTCAAACGATTGAGCAGCCTGCTTTTACTTTGGAAGAAGCGGATATGGTTTCGGTAAGAGGGAAAGGCAGATCACGAATTTCGGAATTACAAGGAATGACAAAAAAAGATAAATATAGAATTAATTACGAGAAATTATTATAA
- a CDS encoding DivIVA domain-containing protein — MPLTPLDIHNKEFARGFRGYDEDDVNEFLDQVIKDYETIIREKKELNEKVEHLNEKLSHFSNIESTLNKSILVAQETAEEVKENAKKESKLIIKEAEKNADRIINEALHKSRSIALEVEELKKQAKVFRTRLKMLVEAQLDLLDNKDWDGLFDMDFDQEEDEKEQEESTHY, encoded by the coding sequence GTGCCTTTAACACCGCTCGATATTCATAACAAGGAATTCGCCAGAGGATTTCGCGGTTATGATGAAGATGATGTAAATGAGTTCCTTGATCAAGTCATTAAAGATTATGAAACAATAATCCGTGAAAAAAAGGAACTGAACGAAAAGGTCGAACATTTAAATGAGAAACTGAGTCATTTCTCAAATATCGAATCAACCTTGAATAAATCCATTCTGGTTGCACAAGAAACAGCAGAAGAAGTAAAAGAAAATGCCAAAAAAGAATCAAAATTAATTATAAAAGAAGCAGAGAAAAATGCCGATCGAATTATCAATGAGGCACTACATAAATCAAGATCTATTGCGTTGGAAGTGGAAGAATTAAAGAAACAAGCCAAGGTCTTCCGCACGAGATTGAAAATGTTAGTAGAAGCTCAGCTTGATCTTTTGGATAATAAGGATTGGGATGGACTCTTCGATATGGATTTTGATCAGGAAGAAGATGAAAAAGAACAAGAAGAATCGACACATTATTAA
- the ileS gene encoding isoleucine--tRNA ligase: MEYKKTLKMPQTDFPMRGNLPNKEPKLQEKWDSEHLYQQVQQRTEGRPLFILHDGPPYANGDIHMGHALNKVLKDFIVKYKSMAGFHAPYVPGWDTHGLPIEQALAKKKVNRKKMTVSEFRQKCAEYALKQVDNQRTQFKQLGVRGDWENPYITLDKAYEASQIKVFGEMAKKGYIYKGRKPVYWSPSSESALAEAEIEYQDKRSASIYVAFDVKDGKQLLDGDEKFIIWTTTPWTIPANLAISVHPNLDYAVVKEAGSKYIVAHDLLEEVKEQLEWQQAEEVKTFKGQDAEYVVAQHPFYDRESLVILGEHVTTDSGTGLVHTAPGHGEDDFIIGKKYGLDVLCPVDEKGNFTDEAPGFEGQFYDAANKVVTEKLEEANALLKMNFITHSYPHDWRTKKPTIFRATSQWFASIKDFREDILSEIKRINWLPGWGETRLFNMVRDREDWCISRQRTWGVPIPVFYGEDKTPIINDQTIEHVAALFEEHGSNIWFDWDAKDLLPEAFSSEHSPNGEFTKETDIMDVWFDSGSSHQGVLESRKELQRPADVYLEGSDQYRGWFNSSISTAVAVTGKSPYETVISHGFALDGQGRKMSKSVGNVVVPSKIMKQYGADILRLWVASVDYQADVRISDEIIKQSAEGYRKIRNTFRFLLGNLADFNLEDKVSDEQLEEIDRYMLYRLQQVIEKARNAYDAYDFSTVYQTIHHFCTIDLSSFYLDFAKDILYIEAENDHRRRSIQTVYHEIITSLVQLLTPILTHTMEEVWQYIPGVEAASPQLTDMPAPKELPGQEALAAKWSQFMEVRDDILKALEEARAEKTIGKSLEARVTIKANNQEIATLLQEIPYLHQLLIVSHVEVVDQLEDGKQYDHVSVHINKHDGETCERCWVVADTVGEDPDHPTLCQRCAQVVKENYQDLAE, translated from the coding sequence TTGGAATACAAAAAAACATTAAAAATGCCGCAGACAGATTTTCCAATGCGCGGTAATTTGCCGAACAAAGAACCGAAACTGCAAGAAAAATGGGATAGCGAACATCTCTATCAGCAAGTACAGCAACGTACAGAAGGAAGACCATTGTTCATTCTCCATGATGGCCCTCCTTATGCTAATGGTGATATTCATATGGGGCATGCATTAAATAAAGTATTAAAAGACTTCATCGTGAAATATAAATCGATGGCTGGCTTTCACGCACCATATGTTCCAGGCTGGGATACTCATGGTTTACCAATCGAACAGGCATTAGCTAAGAAAAAAGTAAACCGTAAGAAAATGACGGTGTCTGAATTCAGACAGAAATGTGCGGAGTATGCGTTGAAACAAGTTGATAACCAACGTACGCAATTTAAACAGCTTGGTGTAAGAGGGGATTGGGAAAATCCATATATCACACTGGATAAAGCATATGAAGCGTCTCAGATTAAAGTTTTCGGTGAGATGGCTAAAAAAGGCTATATTTATAAAGGTCGTAAGCCTGTATACTGGTCTCCATCTTCCGAGTCTGCATTAGCTGAAGCCGAAATTGAATATCAGGATAAACGATCTGCATCTATCTATGTCGCGTTCGATGTCAAAGATGGTAAACAGTTACTGGATGGTGACGAGAAGTTCATTATCTGGACGACAACGCCTTGGACGATTCCGGCGAACCTAGCCATCTCTGTTCACCCGAATTTAGACTATGCAGTAGTAAAGGAAGCAGGCTCTAAGTATATTGTTGCCCATGATTTACTGGAAGAAGTAAAAGAGCAATTAGAATGGCAGCAAGCAGAAGAAGTCAAAACCTTTAAAGGGCAGGATGCAGAATATGTTGTAGCACAGCATCCATTCTATGATCGTGAATCATTAGTTATTTTAGGCGAGCATGTTACGACAGATAGTGGTACAGGACTTGTCCACACTGCTCCCGGACATGGTGAAGATGACTTTATCATCGGGAAAAAATACGGATTGGATGTACTTTGTCCGGTAGATGAAAAAGGTAACTTTACGGATGAAGCGCCAGGTTTTGAAGGTCAGTTCTACGATGCGGCAAATAAAGTAGTAACAGAGAAACTTGAGGAAGCAAACGCATTGTTGAAGATGAATTTCATAACTCATTCCTATCCTCATGATTGGCGTACGAAGAAACCGACCATTTTCCGCGCAACTAGTCAGTGGTTTGCATCGATTAAAGATTTCCGTGAAGATATTCTTTCGGAAATCAAGCGAATTAACTGGTTGCCGGGATGGGGCGAAACAAGATTATTTAACATGGTTCGTGATCGTGAAGATTGGTGTATTTCGAGACAGAGAACTTGGGGTGTACCTATTCCTGTTTTTTATGGTGAAGATAAAACACCAATTATAAATGATCAGACCATTGAGCATGTAGCAGCATTATTTGAAGAGCATGGTTCCAATATCTGGTTTGACTGGGATGCGAAAGATTTACTTCCAGAAGCCTTCAGTTCAGAACATAGCCCGAATGGTGAATTCACCAAAGAAACAGATATTATGGACGTTTGGTTCGACTCCGGTAGCTCCCATCAAGGTGTACTTGAATCAAGGAAAGAATTACAGCGACCTGCTGATGTCTATCTGGAAGGATCAGACCAATATCGTGGCTGGTTTAATTCATCGATCTCAACAGCTGTAGCTGTAACAGGCAAATCACCGTATGAAACTGTTATTAGTCACGGTTTTGCACTAGATGGTCAAGGGCGCAAGATGAGTAAATCGGTAGGTAATGTCGTTGTCCCTTCAAAAATTATGAAACAATATGGTGCGGACATCCTTCGTTTATGGGTGGCATCTGTTGATTATCAGGCAGACGTTCGTATTTCTGATGAAATTATTAAACAATCTGCAGAAGGCTATCGAAAAATTCGAAATACGTTCCGCTTCCTGCTAGGTAATTTAGCTGATTTTAACTTAGAAGATAAAGTGTCTGACGAACAATTAGAAGAAATCGATCGTTATATGCTATACCGTTTGCAACAAGTGATCGAAAAAGCGCGTAATGCATATGATGCGTATGATTTCTCAACCGTTTATCAAACGATCCATCATTTCTGTACAATCGATCTAAGCTCTTTCTATTTAGATTTTGCAAAAGATATTTTATATATTGAAGCAGAAAATGATCATAGACGACGTAGCATTCAAACGGTATATCATGAAATCATTACGTCACTTGTTCAGCTGTTGACGCCGATTCTAACTCATACAATGGAAGAAGTGTGGCAATACATTCCTGGAGTAGAAGCAGCTTCACCACAGTTAACAGATATGCCAGCACCAAAAGAATTACCTGGCCAAGAGGCGTTAGCTGCTAAATGGTCTCAATTCATGGAAGTACGAGATGATATTCTCAAAGCATTAGAAGAAGCTCGTGCAGAGAAAACAATTGGTAAATCGTTAGAGGCAAGGGTAACGATAAAAGCTAATAACCAGGAGATTGCGACGTTATTGCAGGAAATTCCTTATTTACATCAGTTATTGATCGTTTCCCATGTTGAAGTGGTTGATCAACTGGAAGATGGTAAGCAATACGATCATGTCTCTGTTCATATTAATAAGCATGATGGCGAAACGTGTGAACGTTGCTGGGTTGTTGCGGATACAGTAGGCGAAGATCCAGACCACCCAACACTGTGCCAGCGCTGTGCACAAGTTGTCAAAGAAAATTATCAGGATTTAGCAGAGTAA
- the lspA gene encoding signal peptidase II: MWRIYLIAITVILVDQVTKYLVVANMEIGDRLTVIESFFYITSHRNSGAAWGILQGQMGFFYIITIIVIGFIIFYIQKFAKDSKWLGIALAFVLGGAIGNFIDRLFRKEVVDFFDVYIGSYDYPIFNIADSALVVGVIFIFIYTFFDERNQKRSNTKK, translated from the coding sequence ATGTGGCGAATATATCTTATAGCAATAACAGTTATCCTAGTTGATCAGGTCACCAAATATCTGGTTGTCGCAAACATGGAAATTGGCGATCGATTAACAGTAATTGAATCCTTTTTTTACATAACTTCTCACCGGAATTCAGGAGCAGCATGGGGAATTCTGCAAGGACAAATGGGATTCTTTTATATTATAACGATCATAGTCATTGGCTTTATCATTTTCTACATCCAGAAATTTGCAAAAGATAGCAAATGGCTAGGGATTGCCTTGGCATTCGTACTAGGTGGAGCAATTGGTAATTTCATTGACCGTTTGTTCCGGAAAGAAGTAGTCGACTTTTTCGATGTTTATATTGGAAGTTACGATTACCCGATATTTAATATCGCTGATTCAGCCTTAGTAGTTGGTGTCATTTTTATATTTATTTACACATTCTTTGATGAACGGAATCAAAAAAGGAGTAACACGAAAAAATGA
- a CDS encoding RluA family pseudouridine synthase translates to MSEFSYLVTNEEAGTRIDKLLVNLVEDYSRSQIKTWFDKDLVSVNDKAVKQNYKCQDGDTIEWRIPVIEPLGVEPNNIPIDIVYEDQDILVINKQSGMVVHPAAGHYEDTLVNALLYHCDDLSGINGVKRPGIVHRIDKDTSGLLVVAKHDKAHERLAEQLKDKSMKRSYKAIVHGDIPHDYGTIDAPVGRSEKNRQLMAVTEKGKDAVTNFEVIERLHGKFTFVKCMLETGRTHQIRVHMKYIGYPLVGDPKYGQRKTIDVEGQALHAYQLKFVHPVTEEQMEFEAPLPTKFEQVLENIRKSY, encoded by the coding sequence ATGAGTGAGTTTTCTTATCTAGTAACAAATGAAGAAGCAGGCACAAGAATTGATAAATTATTGGTGAATTTAGTGGAGGACTACTCCAGATCACAAATAAAAACATGGTTTGATAAAGATCTAGTGTCTGTGAATGATAAAGCTGTAAAACAAAATTATAAATGCCAGGATGGCGATACAATCGAATGGCGGATTCCTGTTATCGAGCCACTGGGTGTGGAGCCGAACAATATCCCAATTGATATTGTTTATGAAGACCAAGATATTCTGGTGATTAATAAGCAGAGTGGAATGGTTGTTCATCCTGCTGCAGGGCATTATGAAGACACGTTAGTGAATGCTTTGCTGTATCATTGCGATGATTTATCGGGGATAAATGGTGTGAAACGACCAGGTATTGTGCATCGAATTGACAAGGATACTAGTGGTTTATTAGTTGTTGCGAAGCATGACAAAGCACATGAACGACTGGCAGAACAGTTAAAAGACAAGTCGATGAAACGGTCTTATAAAGCAATTGTGCATGGTGATATACCGCATGATTACGGGACGATTGATGCTCCTGTTGGCCGTAGTGAAAAAAATCGGCAACTGATGGCGGTAACTGAAAAAGGGAAGGATGCCGTGACGAATTTTGAAGTTATCGAACGATTACATGGTAAATTCACGTTTGTGAAGTGTATGTTAGAAACCGGAAGAACACATCAGATTCGGGTACATATGAAATATATTGGTTATCCTTTAGTAGGAGATCCTAAATATGGACAGCGAAAGACGATAGATGTAGAAGGACAAGCATTACATGCCTACCAATTAAAGTTCGTTCATCCGGTCACTGAAGAGCAAATGGAATTTGAA